CGCCCAGGTGGGGGGTTTAGGGATCGCGCCAGGGGCCAACATCGGGATCCCAACGGCGCTCTTTGAGGCGACCCACGGCACCGCCCCGAAGTATGCGGGCCAGGACAAGGTCAACCCGGGTGCGGTCATCCTCGCCGGGGCCATGATGCTCGAGCACCTGGGCTGGCATCCGGCGGCTGACCGCATCTATCGGGGGATGGAGCAAACCATTCAGCAGAAGCGAGTGACCTATGACTTCGCACGGTTGATGGAGGGGGCGACCGAGGTGAAGTGCTCACAGTACGGGGACGCGATTATCGAGAACATGGGCTGAACTGGGCGATGACTGATGACCGACGAGGACAAGTGATGGGTGGCTAGTGGCTGGTGGTGTTCACCAATCACCGACCACCAATGACTCTGAACCGTGAACCCTGAACTATGAACGATGAACCCTGAACCGCGAGTTGTGGAGGACAGATCATGGGAAAGGACACGTTGACGATTACTGATAACCGCACCGGCAAGACCTACGAGCTCCCCATCCAGTACGGCCTGTATCCGACGTACGGGGCGTCCATTCAGGCAGGTGATCTCCGGCAGATCCGGGTGTCCGAGGAGGACTTCGGGCTCCTGAGCTACGATCCCGCCTTCATGAATACGGCCTCGTGCAAAAGCGGGGTTACCTTCATCGACGGAGAGCGGGGGATCCTGCGGTACCGGGGGTATCCGATCGAGCAGTTGGCCGAGCAAAGCACGTTCCTCGAGACGGCTTATCTGATCCTCCATGGTGAGCTGCCCACGGGGAGGCAGCTGGAGGAGTGGGTCTACAACATTACCCACCACACCATGATCCACGAGAACATCAAGAAGTTCATAGACGGGTTTCACTACGACGCCCACCCCATGGGGATTCTGGTGGGGACGGTGGGGGCCCTTTCCACCTTCTACCCGAACGCCAAAGGTATCTTGGACCCGGCCAGCCGGCAGAAGCAGATTTTCCGCCTGATCGCCAAGATGCCCACCTTGGCGGCCTTCGCATACCGGCACAGCCTGGGGATGCCCTACGCGTATCCAGACAACGACCTCTCGTACAGCGGCAACTTCCTCAACATGCTCTTCAAGATGACTGAGCAGAAATATAAGCCAGATCCCATTCTCGAGCGGGCGCTGGATGTGCTCTTCATCCTCCACGTGGACCACGAGCAAAACTGTAGCGCCAACGCCATGCGTAGTGTGGGCAGCTCCCACGTGGATCCTTACTCCGCGGTGGCGGCGGCCTGTGCAGCGCTGTACGGGCCACTGCACGGGGGGGCCAACGAGGCGGTCCTGCGGATGCTGCGGGAAATCGGCTCGAAGGAAAATGTTCCCGAGTTTGTCAAGAAGGTCAAGGCGCGGGAGGCGCTGCTCATGGGGTTTGGGCACCGGGTGTACAAGAACTACGATCCCCGGGCCAAGATCATCAGGGAGATTGCCGAAAAAGTTTTCGAGGTCACCGGGCGAAACCCCCTCTTGGACATCGCACTGGAGCTGGAGCGGATCGCCCTGGAGGATGATTTCTTTGTCAAGCGCCGCCTCTACCCGAACGTCGATTACTATTCGGGGATCATCTACCAGGCGATGGGGTTCCCCGTGGACATTTATCCGGTGCTGTTTGCGATTGGCCGGACCCCCGGCTGGCTCGCCCAGTGGCAGGAGATGCTGCTGGATCCGGAGCAGAAGATCGCCCGGCCGCGGCAGGTCTATACCGGGGCCGATCACCGTGACTATGTGTCGCTGCAGAAGCGACGCTAGCTGAGTCCTCAATGTTCTCGCAGTTTGGCTTCGAACTGGCCACCGTTCACCGTTAACTGATGACCGACGTCCGATGACCGATAACAAAAAAGTGTCTGGTGGCTAGTGGCTGGTGACTAGTGGTTGGGTGTGGAGTGCCGGGTCTTGGGTCTTGCGTGTTAGGTTTTAGGTGTTGGATCCTCGACGTTGGACTCTAGACTCTAAGCTCTCAACCCTGACTTTGGACTTTGGACATTGAACTATAAACCGTGAACCCTGAACGAGAGTGAGGGGATCAACCATGGGTAGGCCAAAGATCAGCATCATTGGAGCAGGGGC
The window above is part of the Candidatus Methylomirabilota bacterium genome. Proteins encoded here:
- a CDS encoding citrate synthase gives rise to the protein MGKDTLTITDNRTGKTYELPIQYGLYPTYGASIQAGDLRQIRVSEEDFGLLSYDPAFMNTASCKSGVTFIDGERGILRYRGYPIEQLAEQSTFLETAYLILHGELPTGRQLEEWVYNITHHTMIHENIKKFIDGFHYDAHPMGILVGTVGALSTFYPNAKGILDPASRQKQIFRLIAKMPTLAAFAYRHSLGMPYAYPDNDLSYSGNFLNMLFKMTEQKYKPDPILERALDVLFILHVDHEQNCSANAMRSVGSSHVDPYSAVAAACAALYGPLHGGANEAVLRMLREIGSKENVPEFVKKVKAREALLMGFGHRVYKNYDPRAKIIREIAEKVFEVTGRNPLLDIALELERIALEDDFFVKRRLYPNVDYYSGIIYQAMGFPVDIYPVLFAIGRTPGWLAQWQEMLLDPEQKIARPRQVYTGADHRDYVSLQKRR